The stretch of DNA GTCGGGACAATATACGCTACAAACATTTGGTGCAATAATGATCAGAGGAAAGCCAtaaaaaaaccaacaaaaaaaaccaacaacttCATATCATGcatcagaaacaaaacaaaaacatttttagtgtttttgtacATTATTGTAAACAAAGTCTCTCTAGAAATTATATCAAAACACATGGCAAGTAACAAAAACAAGGGGGAAATTAGACAAATCATGAAAGTCTAGGTATTACTCTACAATGAAACACTGCTTGGCATCACCGTTtaactgaagaagaaaaaaaaaaaagtgtacatttgTATTCCAACAAATCAGCTTTTATCTGTAAACACGGGTGGCATTATACAATTATACAATAAGCTGACACATACTACAATATTTCCACTACATGAAACATGTCCCTGGTTTTCTCATTTTTACAATGATATGAGGTATATTAAGGTCAATCCTATTCTTCACGCCactcttttcttttccttttttttttttttttttttcattctacAAAAGCATGGAACGAGTTTGGAGTGCAGCATTCAGACTTTGTTCTTGACACCATCACAGCGATGGCATTTCTCTGGGACAGGTTTCCGTAAAAGGCAAGGGGAAAAAACAGGGCAGGATCACAGAAAGGCCACACAACAGACAGTGTTGCTGCATGGGCCAGAAAACAGGAAGACAAAGCAGCCTACCACTCTTTCCAAGGGCATCAACAATTGCATTGGGAAGAAAACACCTCGTCTCAACATGAAGTCTTTGCCTAATTCACTGCTCATTCAATAACAAAAACACCACAGGTTTAGGTCCTTCCGATTCACTGGGTTCTTCTCCCTGCAACAATGTAAAAGGGAAGCTTGCAATTTTGTCAGGCATTAAAATCAAAACTACACAATAAGAGGTAGAACTCCAATTGTGGCTGCTCAGCCCAAGTCAAATAATCATGATACCTGAACACCTTCAGAGCAAAAATGCTTCAGAGAAGCCCACAACTATAAAAAAAGTGGCATTTATGTCCAATAACAGTGTTTTCAATAAAAGGAACAAAATATCACCTATACCCCCAATGGATATTCAAAAATGCCCTTTGTTATGGCGGATTTTCCGTTCCCTCCCCCACTTTTAAAAATCACAGcttttttcatcaaaaataatagttttgtgTCCTGAATCTGAATTCTTGCTTTCAGTGGTTTATAAAAGTGCTTATTTGATTCCTTGAGAGATCAAAGTGATGTCAGCTGACAAAAAGTAAAGTTTAAAGAAGGGGATAAGAATTACTGCTCACCCTGAGACAATAGTTATATAGTTCCATGTAGCTACAAATAAATATCTACATACACTTGAATGTTTCTATCAGCCTACTTGACTACcagtatgtttttgtgttttaaacatGGCCCTTAGGGGATGAAAGTGTTTTCAAACTGATATCAGAAGTACCATAAACTTTACAAACGCACAAGAAGTGGAAAAAGTCTCCAGTGTCATACCACTGAACACGCAGATTCCCGATTGGCTTTGTCTTTTTCTCCAAGGAATTTCAAAAACAAGAATCTTCACTGTCATTTCAAAAGTACACCTGTAAAAAAGGGTGCTAGTGcaccttatttaaaaaaaatttttttttttactgcttttTCCTGAGTAATACTTTAGATCATTGTAACAGACAATACATTTTTTGCCATTGAATACTGGGCCACTCCCTGACATCTGTTATTATTGTAAATCATCTTTCATTTTTAACTTAATCTTACAATTGGACTATGATTGCTAAGACATACAAGATTTCTGAAAAAGTCCTTCGCTAGCCTCTAATTTCACCGgaaatttcatttaaatctaGTTTTACCTCACCACTAcgctaataaaataaaatgactaaaacacattaaaaagaAGAATGTGAAAAATTGCATTTGAGGTCTTGAAGACCTTCCCTGGTAACGTCTTCTATTGACATTTAATGGCAGTGTATTAAAGTCTTAATCAGCGAGGAGAGGGAAGCATTGGAGACGGTCCTCGTCCCACATAACAGGGTCAGGTATTCTTCCCTTAACCTTTACCTGTAACTTTGGCTTGTGGGGGTTTTGGATCCTGAGCTAGCTGGCTCGTTGACATCTGCTAACAGACTAGTATACCCTGAGAATTCAGACACGGGAGTCCGCTGTATCCTGTGGTCAACCTCCACGACACCCACTCGTGGGTCGCCACCATAACCGAGTGGGGTTCGGCGACCAGACTTGAATTGAGACCCGAAGGCTTGGGCGAAGTTCTCTATCTGGTAGGCGGAACGCATGTCCACTTCCTTAGATGGCTCCAGGGCAGTGAGGTCAGGGTAGACAGAGCCATTAGACGAGCCGCCACCGGTGCCGTTCctgttgttgctgctgttgaCGGAAGAGCCACTGTTCTTGGACTGTTGGTCTTTCTGGCCACCGTTGGTCAGCTCCTGAGTTGCAAGAGGGTATGGCGGTGAGTGCTGCTTCTCCAGCTGGTCGTTGAGCTCTTGAGACGGGGTAAGCTGCTGGTGAGGGACAGGCTCCAGACTGCTGAGATGAAAGGCCTGTTGAGAGGATGGTGAGGCATGGGAAGGTGACGGAGAACCTACCAGCATTCCGAAATGGGACTTGCTTAGGGATGTCGAGGAGGAAGGTGCAAGAGGGGAGGAAACAGGCTGTCCGAATCCACACTCCAGTGGTGAGGTAGTGTAGATGTTTTTGTCTGGGAAGAGTGTGCTAGCAGGGCTGCTGCTAGATGACAACAGGCTTGGGTAGGGTCCGGATGGTCCCAAAATAAAGTTGCTGCTATGGCTGGTTCTCTCCAGGGTCTGGAGCAAGAACTTTGAGTATTCGTTCATCACCCCATTCTTGTCTCCAGAGCCAGGAGATCCCTCATCCTGACCCAGTTCAGAGGTGGTGGAGGCTGGATGCAATTCCACGTGGTGTGAATCTTGCAGATCGAATGTGACATCATGGTGAGAGCCATCAGATTTGTGGCTGTAGTGGTCCAGCAGGCTTTGCAGCACCTCATCTGGGATCCCTGATTTGTCATGCTTGTCAACGCTTACCAAAGGCGAGGTGTCAAGCAAGGCCAATGTAGGTTCTCCAATGCCACCCTGGATTACTGTCGGCTGCGGAAGGTGGACAGAGCTGAAGTCTGCTGCACTGTTAGCAGCATGCAGGTACCGTCTCTTTTTCAAAAACTGCATGGCATCATCATAATTGCTGCTGGTACCTCCTTGTTTGGGTACACTGGCGGTATGGAGGAGGCCGAGACCATCCATATTTCCGGCTCCAGACATGTCCATAGAGCCTGGCTTCTGCGTCAGCAGCTTCTGCTCATGGTTGGCCTGCTCCATAGAAATCGCACCCTTGTCATTTCCCTTGCGGCCACCTTTCTTAAATACAAGCTTGGGTGTGCGTCCATGCTGGTTGTCCATGCTTGTCTCATCCAGAGCCCCTGAAGAAGATGCCCCCGATCCACTGGGGATGTTCAAGGCATAGTCTTGTGGGCAGAGTCCTTGCGCCATCTGCACTCCTCCTCCCACAGCTGCTCCTTTCTTTCTTCGTCGTTCTCCTCCATCATTGCTACTTTTGGACTTGCCCCTCTTGCGTGATGGGGCACTAGTGTTTCCCTGAGTGAGTAGGTAGCTGCCTTGACCCATGTCCTCATCATCTCCGAGGTCCAGCATCCCTGGATCCAGACCTTTCTTTATGGCTTCTCCACAGGTTCTCTTGTGCTTCAGTAATCGATCTGTCCGTGAAAAATACTATGGGGAAAATAAAGTGTGTTAGTGATGCTCGTTATTTTGTCCAGATCAATGAACTTGTTAAGGAATACATTGGGTGGTTCTCAATACTCAAATTGATGCTTCTTCATTTCCTCGCTCTTCCGTCCTCCAGACATTGACTCGGATATAGGCCAATGTTAGCCATCTTGGAGGCTCAATTgtacacattatttttaatgtaagagtGGGCACAGCCATTTTAACTTGCATGTGCAAGGATTTCCAGTGTCATCCACTTCCAGTCATCacaaaaacattctaatatgcctCTTAATAATGCAAACTGGTAgttgttatattttcatttactgaCATAATCAAACACCGTCCACTGCACTTATTATTCTTCAAAGCTATGTATCTCTAGCAGCTaatgaaataagaaaaaaatgctgACTTCTATGTTTTTCCCCATGTCTTTATTGTGGACACTCTTATTTGTCACTGACCCAAATATTGTATATTTCAATCAAAATCCATTTTGATTACTACTACTTTCACACTAGATAATAATTATCTGTTAGGACTCACCTGTAGACAGGTGTCACATTTATATGGCTTTTCTCCACTGTGTGTCCTTTTGTGTCTCTCCATGTGGTACTTCTGTATAAAGCGCATGTTGCACTGGTCACAGCTGAATGGTTTCTcccctgaggaaaaaaaaaaacatctcagcACCATCTTAATATTTACCTCTGACAAGTATAGAACAAAAGTAAACACTCACCGCTGTGGATTTTCTCATGCCGCTGCAGCAGATACTTCTGTATGAAGCTCATATTACACTGACTGCACCTGAAAGGCCTCTCACCTGTACAATAAAAAGCAAATCCATTTAGCTTTTTACCAGAAACACCCCATAAATACTGTTTGAGCCTGAATGTCTCCGCTCTAGTGGAGTTAACAGTAAAAGCTGCTCACCTGTGTGAATGAGCACATGTCTCCGCAGATGATATGAACTGCGGAAGGCTGCATTGCAGTGCTCGCAAATATGCGGTTTAGAGTTGGGAGAGAGGGGCCCAGCATCACCATCCAGCATGAGTGACTAAAACAGCAAGTAGACAAAAAGACATTAAAACGCCTGCatgtattaactaacaaaaTGAATAACTCACTTATTTTAGgccatacatacacacatgcatgtgtgtatatttgaAAGGTCGGTGTATCGGAGATGTCTCAGGTTAATGTTGAAATAAAAGTTGATAAACTAACACTTCTGTAGACAATTACACTTCTGCTATTGGCAAACACTGTCATACAAAAGAGTCCAAAAGAATGTGCATGATCCATTTGTGACAGTTACATCACAATGTTTGCATTTCAAAATTCTACAAACTATGAAAGTTTTAAATGATGGTGAACCATTAAATGGTAGCCTATACATACCTTTGCAGAATCTCCTTGTTTCCTTCTGGCTTTGCCATCTGGTCCTTCTCCATTTGCTCTCCTCCCTCTTCTAGGCCCAGATTCTTTTGGGTCTTTCCCCAGTCTTCCAGAGAACTGCTAATTAAGCACAGAAAAATggcatgaaataaaaacacaaagacaGTATAGTACAGCACGTAGAACACCGTGTATCAATAACATCTCATTTATCATCTTGACTTACGTTGCTAAGGCTTAGGTCATGCAAAAGCATATTCTGGTGGTTGCCAAGCGACATGTCCAGCATATCAGTGCTTTTTCCTCCTGTTGTTCCGGTTCCTGTTGCATACATTGGAAGGCGGTAATCCAACTCGCTGAGCTTCTCCTGTTTGATACCCATACTGTGGAGAAAGCCACCACCGTGGTCAGGAGAGTCACGCTCCTTCTTCAGGATCATCTCTTGGGGCAGATCCGACATGGAGGCTTGTGAGGTCAGGCGCGTGAAGCTGGTCACTGGAGGTAAATGGCTGAACATGATCATGCTGGGGGGGAAGTTGGGGTCCATGCCTCCGTTCCGTAAAAACTCATTGCCTAGCTTGTCTTGGATAATACTCATGCTTGGGTCTTCAACAGGCCAAAGTTCATTGATGAAATATGCTATGAAGACATGAAAATATGAGACGGATTATGAATTGATTTAGTACATCAATGTCATATACCATTGAGGAACAGACAATTTGTAATTTATAGAAAACATGCTGCATTGATTTTCCAAGATGCAATGTGTTAATTCCACCAGAAGTTATCAGATACCTCTGAAATCAAGGTCATAATTGCTGTGCTAGGTACAGGCAATTAAAGACCTCTCCAAAGTCAGAATGATTCTAGTGATTTACCTTATTACTGAAGCAGCTGACATATAAAAGCTGACCAAACCACCAAAATATAAGCAACTTCAGAACTATATTATTTCAAAATCATAAAACAGACTAAGCGTTCTCTCTTTCTTTAATGTCGTTATTAAATTGTCAcgaatatttataatatacaagGTCTAAGtggggaaatatgatttttttctacaattagGCCTAGTccttttaaaacattacagaTTGCGATTATCGAGTGTTGAGATCATTTCAACCAAATTCGGGTCAACGACACCATAAGTAATAAACTACaacaatgttttagttttgattAATGTGTATAAGCAcaagtcaaaataaataaatatatgcaacCCTTCTGAAGACCCGGATCAGTCCTTTTTGATGATCTGTTAGCTAACCTTAGCATcattagattaaaaataaaaaggacgACTTTGAAACAGTTTTTGCAAACACACTGGAAATTGCTTCAATAAATACTTAAAACACCCTTTATTTGTAGTTTATCATCTTTTTAGAAAATTAAACACGGTCCGAGCTCTAAGTCTGTGGGTGCCCCAGCATTGTTCTCTATTGTGATCAGCTAACGTTAATGGATAGCTGCTTAATCTTATTGATATAACCCcgttttaaatacatatttattattattagtagtagtatatcACGTTTAAGTACACGGGTAGTTTAATTTCATGGAATTGCTATGTTTACTTAACACGTTTGCAGAGTTTAACTGTGTAAAATGTAACCCGTTTAATCAAATCCGGCTAATCTAGTCGTTCATCACAATTACCAAACACATCTCGGTCTAAATGACTCCATTAGCAGCTAACGGCTAACTAAAGCGAAAGAGTacttaaatacaattttaaagaaaCTCGTGTGTGTACATATGGATACCTCTCGACACGAATACGCCATACAAGAAAGATAAAAACTAAAAGACACAAGCAAAATCAAGTGTTTTATTGAACTACGTGACGAATGGGGTTAGCCAGCAATAGCATGCAGATGAAAGAGCTACTGCTAACAGCCCATCTCCACACCGCACGCGAGGCGCTATAATGCTCCCATTACAACAAACCAAGCCCGATACACTGAGAATCGTGCGTTTCCAGTGTAGTTTCTTTGATGAGAACTGAAGTGCTGCAATTTTGTCGCCGTTCTCGTGCTTGCCCTGTGCACGAGTGTGATATATCGTGACCATTCATCCATTCGTCACCATCACTAATTATAGCCCACACACAgtaacacaatccgccgtgaaTATGCGGCGATAAGTGCGATGTAAAGAGCACACGGAGACTGGTATATGTGTACGTCTGCAAAAgtagatttaattttttgctAAAAGCGCCTTAATCGCCTCAGTCTCAAGCAGCAGAAACAATGATGCTCGGCGCTGAAACGCATCTCTCGCTTGAGCGGCTGTGATTTCATTTGGAGCTCTCAGCAGTGCGCAATCCCTCATCTTTACAACCTCAGGCACAAATAAATAGTACAAACGCAATCCCACTTACTTGTACATGACCGCGGCCGACTCGTAGCATTCAAATGAATCCCGGCGCTCGATTCTTTGAGTTACTTTACAGCCAAAACATTGTTCTCTTGCAGCTGTTGGCCTCTTCCATGTTGTGTCGACGCTGGGAATTATGGGTTGAGCGGACGGGTCGTGAGAGGAGACAGACGGATACAGGCAGGAGTAGTCAAGCAGGGGGCCACTATGCAAATGAAGAGTGTGCCTATCTGAACATCTGCGACTTTGTCCTGCGTATAAATGAGTTCTTTACAAAATTGCTGGGacggtttattttattattattatcacttaATCCTCTAATCAGgctatatatacttttatataacatatctatctatcataaaCTGATTTTACTGAGCACTCTACAAGAAATTAATCGGACTCAAGgacatttgttttgttaaatatttcaatCACCAACTTTCATTCAAGCCCATCATTGACTTATAAACTGGTTTGGACAGCAACTTTTCAGATTTTAATGTATGTCAGCTGACAAAATGTGTAGTCAACTTAGTAGTAGTCAGCAACAACTTTTCagatttatgtgtgtgtgtgtgtgtgtgtcagctgACAAAATAAGGTGTAGTGTAAATCCTAAAACTATTTTATCCAATTTACATTCACTTAAAGCTTTTGTATAGGCTACTGTGTTTTGCAATAAAGagcaaaaatcaatcaaattgAATGTTCTTTAAACTTAcagattttcacatttttgttttgtctatTATTTTGTAACCTGTTGTCATTATTTAACGAGGAAATCTGATTGTCGTTAACTTTTCTAAAAGTAGGTTTtccttaaaataatttttcttttagtCATTTGATTTTGGTAAACATCACCCAgtg from Onychostoma macrolepis isolate SWU-2019 chromosome 12, ASM1243209v1, whole genome shotgun sequence encodes:
- the znf281b gene encoding zinc finger protein 281b isoform X2, whose protein sequence is MNIQPMRNASTIEPSNDWNRKTYFINELWPVEDPSMSIIQDKLGNEFLRNGGMDPNFPPSMIMFSHLPPVTSFTRLTSQASMSDLPQEMILKKERDSPDHGGGFLHSMGIKQEKLSELDYRLPMYATGTGTTGGKSTDMLDMSLGNHQNMLLHDLSLSNFSGRLGKDPKESGPRRGRRANGEGPDGKARRKQGDSAKSLMLDGDAGPLSPNSKPHICEHCNAAFRSSYHLRRHVLIHTGERPFRCSQCNMSFIQKYLLQRHEKIHSGEKPFSCDQCNMRFIQKYHMERHKRTHSGEKPYKCDTCLQYFSRTDRLLKHKRTCGEAIKKGLDPGMLDLGDDEDMGQGSYLLTQGNTSAPSRKRGKSKSSNDGGERRRKKGAAVGGGVQMAQGLCPQDYALNIPSGSGASSSGALDETSMDNQHGRTPKLVFKKGGRKGNDKGAISMEQANHEQKLLTQKPGSMDMSGAGNMDGLGLLHTASVPKQGGTSSNYDDAMQFLKKRRYLHAANSAADFSSVHLPQPTVIQGGIGEPTLALLDTSPLVSVDKHDKSGIPDEVLQSLLDHYSHKSDGSHHDVTFDLQDSHHVELHPASTTSELGQDEGSPGSGDKNGVMNEYSKFLLQTLERTSHSSNFILGPSGPYPSLLSSSSSPASTLFPDKNIYTTSPLECGFGQPVSSPLAPSSSTSLSKSHFGMLVGSPSPSHASPSSQQAFHLSSLEPVPHQQLTPSQELNDQLEKQHSPPYPLATQELTNGGQKDQQSKNSGSSVNSSNNRNGTGGGSSNGSVYPDLTALEPSKEVDMRSAYQIENFAQAFGSQFKSGRRTPLGYGGDPRVGVVEVDHRIQRTPVSEFSGYTSLLADVNEPASSGSKTPTSQSYREKNPVNRKDLNLWCFCY
- the znf281b gene encoding zinc finger protein 281b isoform X1; the protein is MNIQPMRNASTIEPSNDWNRKTYFINELWPVEDPSMSIIQDKLGNEFLRNGGMDPNFPPSMIMFSHLPPVTSFTRLTSQASMSDLPQEMILKKERDSPDHGGGFLHSMGIKQEKLSELDYRLPMYATGTGTTGGKSTDMLDMSLGNHQNMLLHDLSLSNQFSGRLGKDPKESGPRRGRRANGEGPDGKARRKQGDSAKSLMLDGDAGPLSPNSKPHICEHCNAAFRSSYHLRRHVLIHTGERPFRCSQCNMSFIQKYLLQRHEKIHSGEKPFSCDQCNMRFIQKYHMERHKRTHSGEKPYKCDTCLQYFSRTDRLLKHKRTCGEAIKKGLDPGMLDLGDDEDMGQGSYLLTQGNTSAPSRKRGKSKSSNDGGERRRKKGAAVGGGVQMAQGLCPQDYALNIPSGSGASSSGALDETSMDNQHGRTPKLVFKKGGRKGNDKGAISMEQANHEQKLLTQKPGSMDMSGAGNMDGLGLLHTASVPKQGGTSSNYDDAMQFLKKRRYLHAANSAADFSSVHLPQPTVIQGGIGEPTLALLDTSPLVSVDKHDKSGIPDEVLQSLLDHYSHKSDGSHHDVTFDLQDSHHVELHPASTTSELGQDEGSPGSGDKNGVMNEYSKFLLQTLERTSHSSNFILGPSGPYPSLLSSSSSPASTLFPDKNIYTTSPLECGFGQPVSSPLAPSSSTSLSKSHFGMLVGSPSPSHASPSSQQAFHLSSLEPVPHQQLTPSQELNDQLEKQHSPPYPLATQELTNGGQKDQQSKNSGSSVNSSNNRNGTGGGSSNGSVYPDLTALEPSKEVDMRSAYQIENFAQAFGSQFKSGRRTPLGYGGDPRVGVVEVDHRIQRTPVSEFSGYTSLLADVNEPASSGSKTPTSQSYREKNPVNRKDLNLWCFCY
- the znf281b gene encoding zinc finger protein 281b isoform X3; the protein is MNIQPMRNASTIEPSNDWNRKTYFINELWPVEDPSMSIIQDKLGNEFLRNGGMDPNFPPSMIMFSHLPPVTSFTRLTSQASMSDLPQEMILKKERDSPDHGGGFLHSMGIKQEKLSELDYRLPMYATGTGTTGGKSTDMLDMSLGNHQNMLLHDLSLSNQFSGRLGKDPKESGPRRGRRANGEGPDGKARRKQGDSAKSLMLDGDAGPLSPNSKPHICEHCNAAFRSSYHLRRHVLIHTGERPFRCSQCNMSFIQKYLLQRHEKIHSGEKPFSCDQCNMRFIQKYHMERHKRTHSGEKPYKCDTCLQYFSRTDRLLKHKRTCGEAIKKGLDPGMLDLGDDEDMGQGSYLLTQGNTSAPSRKRGKSKSSNDGGERRRKKGAAVGGGVQMAQGLCPQDYALNIPSGSGASSSGALDETSMDNQHGRTPKLVFKKGGRKGNDKGAISMEQANHEQKLLTQKPGSMDMSGAGNMDGLGLLHTASVPKQGGTSSNYDDAMQFLKKRRYLHAANSAADFSSVHLPQPTVIQGGIGEPTLALLDTSPLVSVDKHDKSGIPDEVLQSLLDHYSHKSDGSHHDVTFDLQDSHHVELHPASTTSELGQDEGSPGSGDKNGVMNEYSKFLLQTLERTSHSSNFILGPSGPYPSLLSSSSSPASTLFPDKNIYTTSPLECGFGQPVSSPLAPSSSTSLSKSHFGMLVGSPSPSHASPSSQQAFHLSSLEPVPHQQLTPSQELNDQLEKQHSPPYPLATQELTNGGQKDQQSKNSGSSVNSSNNRNGTGGGSSNGSVYPDLTALEPSKEVDMRSAYQIENFAQAFGSQFKSGRRTPLGYGGDPRVGVVEVDHRIQRTPVSEFSGYTSLLADVNEPASSGSKTPTSQSYR
- the znf281b gene encoding zinc finger protein 281b isoform X4, with product MSIIQDKLGNEFLRNGGMDPNFPPSMIMFSHLPPVTSFTRLTSQASMSDLPQEMILKKERDSPDHGGGFLHSMGIKQEKLSELDYRLPMYATGTGTTGGKSTDMLDMSLGNHQNMLLHDLSLSNQFSGRLGKDPKESGPRRGRRANGEGPDGKARRKQGDSAKSLMLDGDAGPLSPNSKPHICEHCNAAFRSSYHLRRHVLIHTGERPFRCSQCNMSFIQKYLLQRHEKIHSGEKPFSCDQCNMRFIQKYHMERHKRTHSGEKPYKCDTCLQYFSRTDRLLKHKRTCGEAIKKGLDPGMLDLGDDEDMGQGSYLLTQGNTSAPSRKRGKSKSSNDGGERRRKKGAAVGGGVQMAQGLCPQDYALNIPSGSGASSSGALDETSMDNQHGRTPKLVFKKGGRKGNDKGAISMEQANHEQKLLTQKPGSMDMSGAGNMDGLGLLHTASVPKQGGTSSNYDDAMQFLKKRRYLHAANSAADFSSVHLPQPTVIQGGIGEPTLALLDTSPLVSVDKHDKSGIPDEVLQSLLDHYSHKSDGSHHDVTFDLQDSHHVELHPASTTSELGQDEGSPGSGDKNGVMNEYSKFLLQTLERTSHSSNFILGPSGPYPSLLSSSSSPASTLFPDKNIYTTSPLECGFGQPVSSPLAPSSSTSLSKSHFGMLVGSPSPSHASPSSQQAFHLSSLEPVPHQQLTPSQELNDQLEKQHSPPYPLATQELTNGGQKDQQSKNSGSSVNSSNNRNGTGGGSSNGSVYPDLTALEPSKEVDMRSAYQIENFAQAFGSQFKSGRRTPLGYGGDPRVGVVEVDHRIQRTPVSEFSGYTSLLADVNEPASSGSKTPTSQSYREKNPVNRKDLNLWCFCY